In the Haloactinospora alba genome, GCTGGCCTTCCTCGGCCGCCGCTCCTGGTGAGATCCCACCCCGCCTCGGCCCACGGTGACCTGCGGGCCGTGGGCCGGGAGCGGGCTCACTCCAACGCCCAGTCCAGTGCCGCCCGCACGTGCAGCAGGGTCGTGTCGAACACCGGGACGGGACTGTTCTCCCGCCCGATGAGCAGACCGATCTCGGTGCAACCGAGAACGACGCCCTCGGCTCCGTCCCTCGCCAGGTCCGCCACGATCCGCTCGAACGCCTCCCGCGAGGAATCCGCGACCGTACCGAGGCACAGCTCCTCGTAGATGGTCCGGTGCACCAGTTCCCTGTCCCCCGCCTCCGGCACGGTGACACTGATCCCGTGCTCCCGGAGCCGGTCGCGGTAGAAGTCCTGCTCCATGGTGAAACGGGTGCCGAGCAGCGCGGTGGTACCCACGCCGGCCGCGCGCAGGGCCCCGGCGGTGCCATCCGCGATGTGCAGGACCGGAACGGAGACACCGCCGCGCACCTCACCGACGACCCGGTGCATCGTGTTCGTGCAGAGGATGACGCACTCGGCGCCGGCCGCCTCGAGCCGCGCGGCGCACTCCGCGAGGTACGCGCCGGCGCGCTCCCACTCCCCCTCCGCCTGCATCCGCGCCACCTCGGCGAAGTCCACCGAGTACACGATGCAGCGCGCGGAGTGGAGACCGCCGAGGCGTTCCCGCACCCCCTGGTTGAGCTGCCGGTAGTAGTAGTCGGTGGACTCCCAGCTCATCCCGCCGAGCATCCCGATCGTTCGCATGGCGTTCTCCCCTCTCGGTCTCCCGCGCACCCTGGCGGACCGCGTGTAGCCGGGAGATAAACGAGACGGTGGCCCGTGGCCTACCGCCACTCCTCCCGGCCGTACGGAACCCGATCCGGCGCTGCGGCCAACACGGGGTGACGACACCCGCCGACGGGCGGGTTTCCCAGGCACCGAAAGGACGAGCGTGAGTGCGGAACCGTACCCGGACGTCCAGCACACCACGGACGCCGACATCATCGCGCGGTCCCGGGAGGCACCCGAGGCGTTCGCGGAACTGTTCGACCGCTACGCCGACGACATCCACCGGTACACGGCGCGGAGGCTCGGCTCCGAAGCCGCCGACGACCTCGTGGCCGACACCTTCGTCCTCGCCTTCCGGCGGCGGGGAAGCTACGAGTCCGCACGGGAGCACGCGCGCCCCTGGCTGTACGGGATCGCCACCAACCTCATCCGGCAGCGAAGGCGCGCCGAGGCCCGACGGTGGCGCGCGATACAACGCACCGCCAGCGCCGGGGCCGACACCGGGGAGCTGGACGAGCGGGTCACGGAGCGGGTGAGCGCCGCGAGCGTGCGGGGCCGGCTGGCGGGCGCCCTCGCCGCGCTCCCGGCCCGCCACCGCGACGTGCTGCTCGCCGTCGCCTGGGGCGGG is a window encoding:
- a CDS encoding aspartate/glutamate racemase family protein; amino-acid sequence: MRTIGMLGGMSWESTDYYYRQLNQGVRERLGGLHSARCIVYSVDFAEVARMQAEGEWERAGAYLAECAARLEAAGAECVILCTNTMHRVVGEVRGGVSVPVLHIADGTAGALRAAGVGTTALLGTRFTMEQDFYRDRLREHGISVTVPEAGDRELVHRTIYEELCLGTVADSSREAFERIVADLARDGAEGVVLGCTEIGLLIGRENSPVPVFDTTLLHVRAALDWALE
- a CDS encoding RNA polymerase sigma factor, which gives rise to MSAEPYPDVQHTTDADIIARSREAPEAFAELFDRYADDIHRYTARRLGSEAADDLVADTFVLAFRRRGSYESAREHARPWLYGIATNLIRQRRRAEARRWRAIQRTASAGADTGELDERVTERVSAASVRGRLAGALAALPARHRDVLLAVAWGGMDYAEVAEALGIPVGTVRSRLHRARVKVRAELGETDPTAVNEEDHHG